The DNA sequence AGAGGTTTCAGAATGCACTGTGGAGCGATTGATGCGTGATTGTATTCAGAAAAATGAGTGTAGAAGGTAGAAGAGGTCACAGGGTCATATTATGTTGTATTCTTGAGGTACAGGTAGGGTTGCAAATGGGTGGTAAATTTCTAGAAATTTTCCATGAGAAGTTAAGCTTGgcatttttggaaatattcaaaatcccccaaaacacatgacatttcaacagatttatttgaaaGTATAACttaatcaagttttaattattttttattgagcaatcaattctttcattgaacaacaaaaacatgaatattgaGTTACTCATTTTACCCATTCAAAAAATTTGTAAAATGATCCCACCCCTCTCCAAAAATCCCCCAAATTCCCATTCAtaatgtgaaatgaaaaaaatgaaaagagcccCCCTCCCTCCAAAAAGGCCCAATCAACATGGGAATGCACTTGCATAAAATCTGGTTGTTTAAGTCAAGATTATGCTCTgtccagtcatggaaaaaattattagaccattattttcttcagttttttgttcattttaatgcctggtacaactaaaggtacattagtttggacgaatataatgataacaacaaaaatggctgataagagtttaatttaagagctgatatctagacattttccatggttttcttaataaataaccaaaaccattaacaagaaaaccatggaaaatgtctagatatcagctgcttttgttatcattatattttatagttgtcccaggcattaaaatgaacaagaaattgaagaaaacaagtgtggtctaatcatttttccatgactgtacacggaatgccctgcttagcctgctgcccccgcgacccggccccagataagcggaggaaaatggatatTTTCCAACTTTAAAAAATTCCCAGTATTTTGCAACCCTAGGTATTTGTAGCCTTGTAATAGCTTTTCAGGCATCTGGTTGGCCAACATCTTCTTTGCATGACTGGATATATTGGTGTCTGTTGGTTTGTCTTGCTCTTGGCAGCGCTTCAGGTCTGTTTTTGCATCAGAAcggtttcacaatgttaaatcATCAAATGGTACCGGTTTTGAGCTAAACCCAATTTTTCTGACAGTGTAGCTAAACCGTTTCTTGTCTGACTGCAGAAAGATCCAGTAATCTGCCAACATGGCCGACATTTTTGTCTCTCTGCCTGCATGAAGGTGGCTGCAACAATCAGTCTAATGACAGAAAACGAATCAGCAATTAGAACAGTTAAATAATCACATTCATTACAACCATATGCTGCTTTTGTAAGTGAGTTTTAGTGTTCCCATTACAGCCATTTGCTTCCCCGTCTTCTGAGGTTTCCTGTCATCCCGCCTTAAATTTATTGACACAAAGGCCTGATTACCAGAATGACAAACAATAAAAGGGTTGCTGAGATGAAAGATTAGGAGCCATTATAAAAGATGTTATGGTTGACACCCAGGATGTGATATAATTGTCATTTGAGATGTTGGGTAATCAGGATAAGGAGCTcctggtgtttgttatggagcCAGTGGCATAATTCAGAATGGCACATTGCATAAAATTGATATACGGGTTAGGAGCGACGGGGCGGACAaaagggtgattctcatgaacatggtacagaatacatattttctttgaccctttataacatatacaatctaaagtcactgtttaatatgaatttataatctatttttaaaaaattaaggtattttctgacatttttagagacactgtgcaaaattcattaccgtaacacagttttaaatgaaaaaaacaaaagtttttttttcttgctcaaGGGTaactggtatcaccaaaatgttttattaattttatgaaaatatacaCCTATTTTAAACGATTCTTTCATTACCGGAACATTTAACCATTtccattcagattttgttctttatacattgttaaaaaccactatgtttgattatattctgttaaattatacattgttGAACAaatgtctatttatttttataaagtttattaaatatttattgttatgaaattattttattattattattattttatctggacgcatcaCGGTAATGGATTTgttaatcaaaaatattttttaaaatatagaaaatattattttaacacaaaacgatgaattgtgcctcattgtggctatattgttcattcatataaaagtgaaatatatttagtttgataaagtatgtccttataatcttcacagacataacttggcttcatgagaatcacccaaaacattttattttgccaGAAAATGATGCACCATATAATTGATGATAATTGTGCtttatttgtgtattgtttGCCTTAATTTTCAACATCTCTTTTGTCTTTAatgccatgtttttttctttatataaacATGTTTGTATCTTAAAAGTCCGTGTGGTGAAAATAGTTTTAATGAtggaaggagagacagagttgGATGTCTGTGGAGGTCACTGACATTAATTTTCTCTCCGGTCTCCTCAGGTCCAGTGAAACCATGAACCTCTGCTCCAAATGTTTTGCTGGTAAGTTTTCTCTCCAAACACCACACAGAAATACTCTCCTGTTCACTGGCAGGTGACCAGCTGCTATTTGCTGTTTGCTAAAATGgtacaacaaatacatttaaccctttgatgcacaacattggtctaaagtgacccagtgacagagtttttatgttctatatctttgcaataaattattttcatcattcagtattccaggttttcctcaattagtttgtttttgatcatcatacatcctaattttatgttttcctttattcattttttttaataaaatccctttttgtgtcactactcttctaatgcatgggtcaaaaatgacccaaatccatttttttagctaagtagcttgctaagctaacaacttagctaacttcttggctaagtagttagctaagtagcttgctaggctaacttcttggctgagtagttagctaagtagcttgctaagctaactacttagctaatttattggctaagtaattagctcagcaagctacttagccaagtagttagctatgtaataatacaaaaactgtttttcttcctaaagtatgagaggcaaaatggaaataatgatatgttgttatcaaaaacaagacatttaaagaatacttggaatattcaatcataaaataagttgatatcaaaagatagagcacagaaacacacagcagcattaaataacaaggGAAATGAatgagacccatgttgtgcatcaaagggttaaagtagaGCAGCGTTTGAAGCCTGtaaggaaaataaatgaaggAAACAGCTTGTTGATGCCTGTGAGTATATCAGCATGTTTGTGCTTCTCTAGCCTTGAGGGCTTCACCTGTAAATGAACAATTCCTGCTGGAGTTAAATGATGCAACGGATCAGATGTGTGCTGGtttattagaatattatatTCAGACCAGAAGACAACATTGAATTTCATGTCTCCTACTGCTGCCAGGGGAAAAATCACcacattttacttttacattttaatcattgtggccttgtatttcactgcaatgtataaaatatataaaagtcctgcagctctatggaaaccAAACAATCATGGCAAGAAgtagaaataatttaaaaaatgattttttttcatcagaATAACACCGCTATTATGACATACATCTTATATAAAACACTTTTGCCCACAAGTTGGAAAATATGGGTCTCCACATGCCATATATAGATATacttgaagtattgtcatgtttccagcctctcctgtcctctcctctcagctctgtgtaaacagattctcagtgaatatttgtcacgtgaccgttggtctcagcagaatcaatcatgtcttcacagtgtctctgaggagcagaatttcatgttttaaacaggatctggttgatgcaaacagttaatttctggCTCTTCAAACCTGCCTCCAGGAtggggctcagagggttaacccatttaggcctaaaacactTAAGACACActaaaaatgcctgtaaaacctctgggcgattttaaaataacctcctaaaacctgaagtatttctggaaattcaacagaagtgtcaactcttcctaccaGATAATAgaattttcagcctctgtagcagatagaaatgaaattcaaaaagtatttgagagcttataactgttatctgagctccctccgctatagtcgtcttccaccatgatttcaaagttctgaaaaagtcccatgttgcattgcactcccacatgtattctcatatttgtctttttttagtcattttgcgtcttttttttggtgatgatttcaaagttcttgaaaagtcccatgttgcattgcaacactcccacatgtattctgatgcatttcattggccaagagacaataggtggaaaaaactacaaatactacaaaacgacgtatccgatttcccggctttaatggtagaaaaacgAACATCgccccccggttttaatggtagaaatgcggtaatgctttcccgccttaaatgggttaaggctAGGTGTGCCAGCTGATTTCGTTAGGAATGCTAACTATGCTAGGAAGTCACTGTAGGAAAATGGAAGACAAGGAAAAGACTCTAAAATAAAGCAGCCACCATTGGGAGAAAAAACTTTAGGCCTGCAAAAGAAAGACATGGTTTaattaaatgaaacaataatCTCGATCTGTGTTGAGAATTAATGTCAGAATCAGCCGAGCAAAACGGAGCAATTAATCTTCTGGTTACTGCATCGAGTTTCCAGAACATGACGCGTGTCTAAAGAGTAAAAATGCCCAATTAACGTTGGAAAATGTCAAGTTGTGCATAAAGTTTCGTCAATGGCTCCTCCAGTCTGGTTGGTGGAGGATGGGTTCAGGGTGCGCTGCAGCTCTGTCGGTGGCCATGGCAACGGCTGAGTACGGCAGACAGCGAGGACCTAAGGGCCCGGCTCCGAGTCTAGCATCACACACGCTCAGAATAGACTCGATACACATGAGTAATGGAGGCTGGGCAGAAGTGGGTTAGTCCACATGGAGGAGAAAGTGAAATCTAGGCTGACCTCGCTCACCCTCcctggagggagagaggagacgaTCTCCCTGTGGATCGATAGCGTCTGAGATTATAGCGAGGTGAGAAGTGCAGCTTCAAGGTGATCACGTCTCGCCAAATCATGTTTCACTTGTCAAAGTTAACTTCTAGTCACATGAGAGCACATGCTGTTTAAAAACTTTAGAATCGTGCACATTGAGAGAGTCttaaacttttttaaaggcATTCTTTGGGGCTTTGGATCTATTTTTATCAGACAGATGATGGTAGAGAGATGacaggagagaaggaaagagagaaaaggcttgttttttgttcattttgtacaTTATTTCTTACTAAGAagtaaaaaatagcaaaaaaaaaacacctgaaaacTGTCCATGGCAACTCACTAGGACCCAAGGAGACATCTTCAAGTATTTTTGGCGGACCATCAGTGAGAATAAAATTTGACTTAAAAGAAACTTTGGATATTAATTCAcaagaaaagttaaaaatctTCTCACAGGCATCTTTTAACATGCACATGATGCCCATTAAGCACTGAAACCGTCACATCCACCATGTTTAGGCAATCAAaagtaaaacagattttaaggaatatggaaaatataacataatttataatattaaaagacttgaaataaaaaattacccatgtgcacattttatttttttattttcaatgattggtttgtttttgtgtcttccaGTTGTgttcagttttaattaatttaacgggtataaaaagtatataaatgTGCAATACAAGCTGAAGtctaaaaatatggaaaaagaaaactgcAATAAAGTCTGTTAGATTTGGTAGGACCTCCATATGCATAAACAGTTATATCGGCCACGAGGACCAGATAATTATCAGAACtggtttttaaaaatccatatCATGCATcccttaaaatataaaatttaccTTAAATATATTAAGGttttatacttaaaaatataccTTCATAGACGGATAACAAGAAGCTAGAACCAGTGATTAATTTCCAATTAATTGTTTCAGTTCCAGTTGAAATGATCCTTTGCATGATGTCCCTGTTAACTGGTCCAGAACGCAGAAACTTGGCTTCTTACCCCGATTTTAGCTTCTCTGCACTGGCTCACTGTTtgttttaggattgattttaagactttactgatcacttttaaagttTGTTTAGCTCTGGCTCCTAGCTATTTATCAGTTATTAGTTATAATTGAGTTATTTATGAGTTATTAATTCCGTACCAGCCGACAAACGTCCTTAGTTCCTCGGGTGGCGTCCTTCTAACTGTTCCAAAgtctaaactaaaaccaaaatGAGACAGGCTTTCGCCACCAGAGCTGTAACTTCTtctaaatcacttcttaaaaccaaCTTTTGTAAACTTGCTTTtgtgtaatgctttctatcttaacagtcatttttactttacttgttaCTGTTCGATGAGTTGGATTTTGATcgtttttttgacaaaaatatcaTTTGAATCCTCTAAAGCAGCTGATCGCCAACTATTGCTGGAGTTTTTTTGGATGCACCAACAAGGACGGAGTTTTCTAAACTTTTCTTAGCTTTATTGACTTGTAGCCCAATTTGTGACGTCAAAAGATGAAGTGGCTACATGTTTactgtttcaagtctttttctaAAAGTGGAAATAAGAGATAAAGACGCCACCAAGGAACCCTGTAACATGATGTTAGTACACTGATCCAATCTGTAATCATTTCACAGTAAGGAAAACCAacaacagatatatatataacatatgagGCTTGTGTTTCCTGTTGGAGACAGTTTGGGTTAAATTACATATTCAGACATAAACGCCTTGCAAGATACATCTTTATTatgtaaaaatatcaataatgtTAGCCTTCTTGGTCTTACAAGAGCCTATTTTTTACACATATGCACTTGTTCCATGTAACCTGTTATTACAGACGTGCTGTGAGGAGCTCCGGGCTGTGTGGCACCATAAACAGTCCACATTTGGCTGTTTTGACTCAGTTTCTGTGtcgtctctcttctcttcctccctctgtgtCCGTCTCTATCTGTCTCCCCGTCCTATTTTTCCTCTCTGCTTGCTTTTCTCGCTGTCCTTGACCACAGACATCCAGAAGAAGCAGCCAGGGGAGGACTGCACCTCCAAGCCCATCCAAAGCACTGGGAGTAGCCAATCGCCAGTCTTCAGTAGCGAGACGAGCAGTAGCAGTAGCCAATCCCTCTTGTCGTCGCCGCCCTCCAGCTCCGAGCCGCCGTCAGCCGAAGAGCCCTCGCCCACGTTCCCCAGCACGAGGGAAGGTAGGATCGGacactgttttctgtttttttttgtccacatgaaagaagaaaaatgctTGTAAAAAAAGGGCAGAAACAAACTTTTGATTCTCCAATAAAGTATTCATCAAAGAAGTGATAAATATAGCTGTTGTTGTCTGCAACAAGCTGAAGAATGGACTGTTTattctttgtatttaaatatgttgTGCTGCTTAcccctagggctgggcgatatgcaccaaaagtcatatcccggtatatttaggctgaatatcctccaatatatatcctgatatttttatcaaaaagtgagagcaaatgttcagtcaaagccaaatatgacatgttacaagtagatttattgaaaccgtttattgaggtgaaaataaatactgtataacaggaaaaaaaatcaaagctccataaagtgcacatttaaataaaaaagtatcttaaattataaataaatatagcctatgaaataaaataggccaatatttttctgaagtaaatatatttttatgagaaaagaatacgaacattacaaaataactaaatatgacaaaccctactAAGGGCATAATTTATATATGTaatgaaaggggaaaaaaatggaacTATATTGATACATGCGATAAGGTCTTGttccacatcacatttaaaagtacatcgatatttttttttatatcgatatatcgcccagccctacttaccCCTCTGAACTGAGATTGAAACTTAAGTTTTCTTTATgagatcgccaaaaatacaccttttataatagaaagaaactgtaaaaacaggcattattgtcaaaatttgaactttccgacagtccttgaatggatcattgATTAAGAAAGTTACCTACTACATCAAGGAAGTACATTTTTGCTGCAATTCTCCCAACAATAGCTGAGTTTCAGACGACACCAGCAGTGTTTCTGTGTACATATATCAGTAGTATGATGTCTTTGTGCTTGTACAACTGGTGCCACCTCAAACTTTCCGCTGCAGCCttctctgtctatctgtcttcAGTGGTACAATCACAATGAAGATACAGGAATGAGTCTGTAATGCTCCCAGTACAAAGTGACACATGGTACTGGTGTAACTGGACCTACAGTGAAGAGAATAGACAACAATAGACAGTCGAGAGCAAATGTTTCTCAGTGAAAGCGTCAAGTTTTTAATCTGAACGGCCCGTACGTTCACCATGTACTTGTATCTTATCGAGTCACTGTTATTGAGCCTGTTTTTCATATTGTATCTTTTTATCatagcaataaaaaatgaaatggaacAAGATAATTCAGTTATGTTCACTACATGTTCAAAGATTATTAtaggaacatttattgtgtcACTTAATTGGGCTTTTGGACACATTAATGCCTGGTTCACACTGCATGACTTTAGCTGTGATTTTCCACTTGGTGACATGTTTTTGAAGCTTAACATGCGTGTTTGTTGATGCATGAATGAACAACACATTTGAAGTGTCAGTCCTGTGGTGAGAAAACCATCAGTTTTCCAGTGTGAGCTGGACATAAGTttctttaaaaagtatttaagtTATCTAATAATCTAATGgctaaataatattttttttttgccttaatctTCTTTGTTTCATCAAAAAAGGACTACTGTCAGCCCTGAAATATTagtcaatgaaataaaaaaaatgaaagaatctTGATATAGGACACATTTACAGCTGAAATTAAGTCACCAGTCTTTTCTGACAAGTGGAACAAAAATTCTGTGCtctaaataacagaaaaaatgaaACCCAATGATTATTTTCCTTAAAGGATGGTGCATCAGCACAAGaagtattttgtcattttatcacAACATGGATTTATGGTGCTGGAAGAGAACGATTCATATCTCACACGTCTCTTCTTTCCCCTCTGCAGGCATGTCGTCCACAGAAACAGCCCAAGGCACACTCTGCACACCCACAAAACGTCCACGAGAATCAGGTACGCTCCACACTTTCCTTTACTGCCGGCTGCTCTGTGTGGCCCCGTCTTGCTCTGAATACCGACTCTAAactctgttgtgtgttttttattttcagcgTCGGGCTCGGAGAGCGAGGCGACGCCGGAGAAGCGGCCACGGACAGATGAGAAGGAGGGGAGCAGCGAGGAGGCCCGCGGGACGCCCAAGCAGAAGAACCGCCGGCGCTGCTACCGCTGCCAAACCAAGCTAGAGCTGGTGCAGCAGGAACTGGGCTCCTGTCGCTGTGGTCAGTACAACACACTACATCACCAACACACTACATCACTAACATACTACATCACTAACACACTACATCACTAACACACTACATCACTAACACACTACATCACTAACACACTACATCACTAACATACTACATCACCAACACACTACATCACCAACACACTACATCACCACCACACTACATCACCAACACACTACTCACTAACACACTACATCACCAACACACTACATCACCAACACACTACTCACTAACACACTACATCACTAACATACTACATCACCAACACACTACATCACCAACACACTACATCACCACCACACTACATCACCAACACACTACTCACTAACACACTACATCACCAAAACACTACATCACTAACACACTACATCACTAACACACTACATCACCAACACACTACATCACCAACACACTACATCGCTAACGCACTACATCACTAACGCACTACATCATGAACGCACTACATCACGAACACACTACATCACTAACTGTCCCCTGTTGAATTTCTCTTatctgaaaaactgaatctaCATAAAGGTGcttctcaatacattagaatatgatgtaaaagtccatttccagtagttcaagtcaaacagctccaaccaagtattgagtcatatagatggacatacttttcagaggccaacatttccatattaaacatactttttaaaattggtcttttgtaaaaaaaatgttgtgatcaattttgtattgtgtttttattatttttgagtattgatacttttgacaactatatatatatatatatatatacatatatatatatatattagttaaCAGTAGAGGTTCGGCTCTAAAGCCTATATTTGCTCCCCTAAACGGGACATTTAACGGGGTCATTTCTCTcacctccttgtttcctctcctcctcccaggCTATGTGTTCTGCATGCTCCACCGTCTCCCCGAGCAGCACGACTGTCTGTTCGACCATCTGGGCCGCGGGCGCGAGGAGGCCGTCCTCAAGATGGTGAAGCTGGACCGCAAGGTGGGCCGCTCGTGCCAACGCATCGGGGAGGAGTGCTCCTGATCGGCCACGCCGCCACGCCGTGACCAGCCATCCAGTTAGAGAAGAGGCGCTtataaagaggaggagggaggaagaggaggagagctggGAGGAATGACAAATGGGGTGACGGGTGGGAGGGGGGGAAGGGAGGGATCGGGGGgggggaagaagaggaagaaggggAGGAGTAACATCCTGCATCCGACCCGACAATTCTGGATCTGAGCTTTGACGCCCTGTCGACGTCCTGATTTCCCGCGTGGAGCGTCTGTTCGGACGAGGCTCTGGACGGGGCCgacgaggagggggaggggcctcCTGTTCTGCGGAGCCACGTTCAGTATcgcatgttcacacacacagccttaACCCCGCCCCCCCCCGGTCTCCAGAGGGAGGAACGCCGCTGAGACGGATCCAGTTCATTACGCACACGTTTCTTGCCacgtctcctcctcttttttttttttttttccactacgGGAAGTTATGGAACTGTCGTAGCGTTGGGCTGAACTTTggatttgcaattttttttcccatttctcgGTCGCGGGTGAGGGGTCCACCAGCTCCGACCCACGGCCACTCCTCAGGTCGTCATAAAGGGGGTTGGAGTATCAAACCTTGTAACCCcaccttcctcttcttcttcttcttcttctccttttttgttttcttccacCATCAGTGAGGTCCATGTGCAGCATCACTAACCGTGTGTGGTTGTGCATGGTGCCAACAGTGTATTTGTGCAGGTTTGAGTGTGGTAACGTGAGGCAGTCTAAGGATTCTGTCCcggtttgatttttatttttttttctctcgtgTGGCCGTCATGGTGATTCGCTCCG is a window from the Centropristis striata isolate RG_2023a ecotype Rhode Island chromosome 18, C.striata_1.0, whole genome shotgun sequence genome containing:
- the LOC131991486 gene encoding AN1-type zinc finger protein 3-like isoform X1; translated protein: MGDTSERSKPPSLPPRCPCGFWGSSETMNLCSKCFADIQKKQPGEDCTSKPIQSTGSSQSPVFSSETSSSSSQSLLSSPPSSSEPPSAEEPSPTFPSTREGMSSTETAQGTLCTPTKRPRESASGSESEATPEKRPRTDEKEGSSEEARGTPKQKNRRRCYRCQTKLELVQQELGSCRCGYVFCMLHRLPEQHDCLFDHLGRGREEAVLKMVKLDRKVGRSCQRIGEECS
- the LOC131991486 gene encoding AN1-type zinc finger protein 3-like isoform X2; amino-acid sequence: MNLCSKCFADIQKKQPGEDCTSKPIQSTGSSQSPVFSSETSSSSSQSLLSSPPSSSEPPSAEEPSPTFPSTREGMSSTETAQGTLCTPTKRPRESASGSESEATPEKRPRTDEKEGSSEEARGTPKQKNRRRCYRCQTKLELVQQELGSCRCGYVFCMLHRLPEQHDCLFDHLGRGREEAVLKMVKLDRKVGRSCQRIGEECS